TGCGGGACCTCGGTGCCCGCTCGCGGTGTGCTGCGCAAGGCCTACGTCGCTGACGGGGCGGCGTTCTTCTCTGACAGCTGCGGCGTGGTGTGGCCGCTGCCGTACAAGAAGGACCGGCCGACCAACACCGTCGAGGACCTGGCCCAGGCCTTGTCGCGCCTCATGGCCGATGCCGGCGCGGACGTGGAGGACCCGGCTGCCGACGTCGACACCAACGCGCTGGTGTGGCGCCAGCTCCAGATCGCGGCCCGGCCGATGACCCTCAACGCCGACGACTTCATCCCGCGCTGATGCTTACGGCGTTTGGAAGGCGTCCAGCTCACGCGTGATCTCCACGCCGTCCTTCTCGACGAGGGTCTCCGGAGATCTCGTTGACTCGCTCGCGTTCGGCAGCGAGCTGGCGCACCTCATCGGCGATCATCGGATCGTCGACAAGCTGCGCAATTCGGTCGTTGGCGCTACGAAAATGCGTAGGCACATCCTGCTCACTCGCCATGGTCCTCACCTCTCTGCTCACCATATGAGGGTGATGTCGGTGATGCAGCCTGCATCACGGGACGATCACAACCGAGGCACACGTGGCACACCAACGACCACCACCCCCACACGGCACGCCAGCGGGTGCGCCACCGCGCTAGATGCCGCTGGGCCAGCCCACAGACCTACGCCAGTTGACGCCCTATCCGTAGAATCACATTGCCGACAGGCGATGTGAGGAGCGGAATGTCCATCAGCGCCAGCGAGGCTCGACAGCGCCTGTTTCCGCTCCTCGAACAGGTCAACACCGACCACGAACCGGTACGCATCACCTCCAAAGGAGGCGATGCCGTCCTCATGTCCGCCGCCGACTACGACTCCTGGCAAGAGACGGTCTACCTATTCCGATCACCCGAGAATGCGCGAGGCCTCATGGAGGCAGTCGCCCGCGACAAAGCCGCGCACCCCGCGCCCGTGACGGATCCGCGACAGTGACCGGCTTCCCGAACGCGCCTGTCACTCGTCAAGGAACCACGCGCGTACCTTCAGCCACCATTTCGGCAGCGGGGGAGGCGGCGGAGGCGCGCTCGGCCGTGGGGGCGGAGCAGGAACAGGCCTTGACTCGATCCGCGGCGGCGGCACAAATGCCCTCGGTGGCGGTGCCGGCTGCACTACTGGCACTGGAGCACTAATCGGAAACGGCTGAGCGGCAGGTGTATTCGGCCGCTCCACGGAAACCGGCAAATCGTTCGATGAGGGCGGACGGAGTTGCCGCGCGTGCGCCTGGACTGTCTCCAAATCGGACGTCAGAGCCCATGCAGCTCCAGCACGAGGCAGACCTGGGGTCCCGGGAGGGAACCACTGACGGCGACCGTCGATGATCTCGCCAAGGAACTCCTCCAGTGGCATATATCCGGTGCGCAGCGCCGGCCCGTCAGCCGCTTCGTCGAGGCGTGCGGCGGTGGCGTACACCGACATTGCAGCGAACTCGTTCTCGGCAGGTTTGATCCAAGGACGCAGCGGCTGATACCGAGACCTCACGTGATGCACCTTGACCTTCGCGCCGGGGTACTTGAACACCGCCTTGCCCAGCCTGCTGCTCGCCTCCGGACCACTCCGCCCCACCGCACCGGAGTCGGGATCGGGCACCAGCCAGAGAACCGCCTTGGCGCCGTTCTTCAGCCGCGCCTCGGTGCGTTGATCGAACTTCGTATCCCAGCGTTGAACCTCGATCGACAGATCGGCCGCCGGCACGTAGATATCGGAATCCGTTGCCGCGTGCTCCGGCACAGCCTCCACGCCCCTGGCCCGAAGCATCCGCACAATCTCCACCTGAAACCAGCGATGCTTCTGCGACATCAACCCACCCCCACCCGAAGGCCGGCGCGAATTGGCGTGCGAGCAGTTGGAATCGGAGCGTCGCGCCAGCCACCGCGTCCCGTTGGCGTTGCTGCGAGGCACCTGAAACTGCACGGGACAGCCCGGCTCTGGGCAGACAAGAAACCCCGACGGAAGCTGGGTCATCACCTCCCAGTCCTCGTCGTTGTACACCCAATACGGGTAAGACCGCGGGGGCTGGTCACGACGTTGGGCGGTCTGCTTCGTGCCGCCATCGTCGAGGTGCGGATGGTCCATGCACCCAATTGTCAGTCCCAGCACAGACACTTTCGGGCAATCCCGATCCGGCTCCGCGGATCAGCCTGGCGCAGCGCGCCAACCCTGCGCCGGGCGTGTGCGCCCACTGCGCCAGCACTCTGGCGCGCGCCACCAGCCGCGCCGGTCGCGCCTATGGGTTGGCGCAGCCGCGATTCTGAACGGTGTCCATTCCGGCCCTTAGATTCGACCCGACGCCTCACATTGCGCAGCGGCCCGGCCGGGAAAGGACTTCACGATGTCGACCATCCGCTCAACTGCGGAGCTGGCGCTACTGCCCACCATGTCGGTCGTCCAGTTCCGCGGAGCCGCTCTCGGCACCCGTAATCGCCTCGTCTGGCAGCTCGACCAGGAGTGGTTCTCTCCCGGCAGCACCGAGTCCCACCCCACCGACTGCTTCCCGCCCGAGGCGTTCCCCGCCGTCGTCCTCTGGACCCCACGACGCCGCACCCCCGGCCGGAGCCGGCGCCACCTGCAGCCTGTCCCGTCCCGCCGGGCGGAAGCGGCTACTGATCAAGGGGACAGGCTCGATGAGCAGGCCTAATTTCGATGCCCGCACGTTGACCGAAGCTGTGGAGTCGGCACCCGACTATCCGGAGGTCAAGGCCGAGCAGGTCCGGCTGTACGCCCTGAAGCAGGACGCTGATGAGGCCTACGCCGCGGCGTCCAGGCGCATGGACGAGATTTGGGATCGCGAAGCCACCCGGCTGTTCGGGCCGCCGCCGTCGCGCGGATCCACACCCCACGTTGGTCGCCCGTGATCGACCTGGACAGCGAAGCGCCCTCGACATGAGCCGCCAGGCGCCATCCGGCTACGTCAATGTGCCGCTGCCGCTTGCCTGCGCCACCTGCGGCCACCAGTGGCCCGACGACTGCACCTGCCCGCACCCTGCGGCCTGCCGTACATGCGCCCAGCCCCTCGCCAACCCGTCAACGGCCGCCGGCTACTGCAACTCACGCTGCTTCCGGCTCGCACCAGCCGCGCCAGCAGCCCACTGAGGGTCCGGTAACCGCACACCTGCGGATCGCCGACCTGCGCGAATAACAGAAAATAACGGGTGTCCGACCTTGACGTTACTGTGGGGGAATGTTGAATACCCCCGCATTCGGCGAGTTCGTCAAAGAGGCCCGCGGAGCCCGCTCCCAGGCCGACCTGGCCGACAAGGCCGACACCTTCCGCCAACGATTCGGCCAGATCGAAAGTGGACAACCCCACGACCTGACCGACTCCGCGCTCGCGCAGCTCGACGCCGCTTTCGAGTGGCCCACCGACTTC
This portion of the Mycolicibacterium tusciae JS617 genome encodes:
- a CDS encoding type II toxin-antitoxin system Phd/YefM family antitoxin, with the protein product MSISASEARQRLFPLLEQVNTDHEPVRITSKGGDAVLMSAADYDSWQETVYLFRSPENARGLMEAVARDKAAHPAPVTDPRQ